From a region of the Oscarella lobularis chromosome 7, ooOscLobu1.1, whole genome shotgun sequence genome:
- the LOC136189671 gene encoding serum paraoxonase/arylesterase 1-like: MSFLSKALVILLLAVVARFAFHRLWRAGVFRIVYRQKPGPCRVIPMNGSEDIALLPDGVAIISSGLRDVRDKYGFTLSPREGKLYAFDLNEPTTAHEIRLVESATFETKNFVPHGVSHWIDSQSGDVFLQVVSHPTYGDRIEIFRLSSDRHVATHVKSIANPFLYSINDVAAVGKESFYYSNDHYFEAGHLRKMEDILQLPWGNVGVYEENATRVLDTSIVYPNGVTLSPDGRYLYVACSSTGYLLIYSRDASTQTLTFRQTIDVTSCCDNLFVEANGHVWLGCHPRCLKTSECFKSTSGLCDSHVLLVKLGPESEAKDGPPFPDFSIEQIYYDDGHELKASAVAVHYEGRLLIGSVIDNLLYCEARSQGT; encoded by the exons ATGTCGTTTCTGTCGAAAGCTCTCGTTATCCTTCTGCTCGCAGTCGTTGCTCGCTTTGCTTTCCATAGATT ATGGCGCGCAGGCGTGTTTCGCATCGTCTACCGTCAAAAACCAGGTCCCTGCAGAGTGATACCAA TGAACGGCTCGGAAGACATCGCCCTTCTTCCCGACGGCGTTGCGATCATCTCGAGC GGCCTACGCGATGTCAGAGATAAATACGGCTTCACGCTTTCACCTCGAGAAGGAAAACTCTACGCGTTTGACTTGAACgaaccgacgacggcgcacGAAATTCGCCTagtcgaatcggcgacgttcgaaacgaagaacTTCGTGCCGCACGGCGTATCGCACTGGATCGATTCCCAATCGggcgacgtctttcttcaggtCGTCAGTCATCCGACGTACGGCGATCGAATCGAGATATTTCGCCTGTCGTCGGACCGTCACGTGGCGACGCACGTCAAATCGATAGCCAATCCGTTTCTCTATTCgatcaacgacgtcgccgccgtcggaaaGGAGTCGTTCTACTACTCGAACGATCATTACTTCGAGGCAGGACATTTGCGTAAAATGGAAGATATTCTCCAGTTGCCTTGGGGCAATGTTGGCGTATATGAAGAGAACGCGACTCGAGTTCTCGACACCAGCATCGTCTATCCTAACGGAGTGACCCTGTCTCCTGATGGACG ATATCTCTACGTTGCGTGCTCCTCCACAGGCTATCTTCTCATATACAGCAGAGATGCGAGCACCCAGACGTTGACTTTCCGCCAG ACGATTGACGTGACCAGTTGCTGCGATAACCTATTCGTCGAGGCAAACGGTCACGTTTGGCTGGGATGCCATCCGAGGTGTCTAAAAACGTCAGAATGTTTTAAGTCAACGAGCGGTCTCTGCGACTCTCACGTTCTGCTTGTGAAACTCGGTCCCGAGTCGGAGGCAAAGGACGGGCCTCCGTTTCCCGATTTCTCGATCGAGCAAATCTATTACGACGACGGACATGAACTGAAAGCGTCCGCTGTCGCCGTTCACTACGAGGGTCGACTACTCATCGGGTCTGTTATTGACAATCTGCTCTACTGCGAAGCGAGAAGCCAAGGGACGTAG
- the LOC136189668 gene encoding uncharacterized protein isoform X2, with the protein MIPFRLNRCALSKWPPLLNGFCIRAKPSLSLSTRRLFSENGQKSTSPAATATAAGSKGASKFEEIERVDFVQRGENSNSGKGKEGSSSSWRNDEAWKWIGSVTSLSFLAYVIYHLAKVALFEYRLSSGTMMEDSAPFIADEDRIDQTDEKKRIKQLIMNPSSSKKFHVYTGPHRAGKSQAIKEVVDELHKEGVKGVHYITADKPLYKSLVYALSMDDASVMKGFWAGFFDLKSPFPDQQTPEEALKQVTDRLAKSAKKYKNGRLTTIIIDGVNNLLPYLPPSSHLQGPETAELHRMIGIAKRQIDDRQIHWILVDSSGVAFEAMYATSGSSRLEMILSNDVSEKAAKEYLMKRFQAAGKSFDVDRVYNCVTGGRIGLLNDVADNVKQATTEEKLFAKVLKEQKNSPFSDLCKVFRLWPHTKIAEEEFQYRIIRHLAESPKEKEEITVLRTEAGEKKTKFEEVNCDAAIRALFKADLLRHASGTEVALHSNAVKHLILTKGQPLTKDEK; encoded by the exons ATGATTCCGTTTCGTTTGAATCGCTG TGCTTTGAGCAAGTGGCCGCCTCTTCTCAATGGCTTCTGCATAAGAGCAAAGCCAAGTCTCTCACTATCCACTCGGAGActtttttcagaaaatggCCAAAAAA GTACTTCCCctgccgccaccgccaccgccgcggGTTCGAAAGGGGCTTCAAAGTTTGAGGAAATCGAACGCGTAGACTTTGTGCAACGTG GCGAGAATTCGAATtctggaaaaggaaaagaaggctcctcttcttcatgGAGAA ATGACGAAGCTTGGAAATGGATTGGCTCAGTCACATCCCTGTCATTTCTGGCATATGTCATCTATCATCTTGCAAAAGTTGCCCTATTTGAGTATCGTTTATCTTCCGGCACCATGATGGAAGATTCGGCACCTTTCATTGCTGATGAGGATCGCATTGATCAAACGgatgagaaaaagagaatcaAGCAACTGATCATGAACCCTTCatcatcaaaaaaatttcatgTTTATACTGGGCCCCACAGAGCGGGAAAATCGCAGGCAATCAAGGAAGTAGTTGACGAATTGCATAAGGAAGGAGTCAAGGGTGTTCATTACATCACTGCAGACAAGCCACTCTATAAATCTCTTGTTTACGCCCTCTCCATGGATGACGCTTCAGTGATGAAGGGCTTTTGGGCTGGGTTCTTTGACCTCAAGTCTCCATTTCCAGACCAACAAACGCCTGAAGAAGCTCTTAAACAAGTGACTGATCGTTTGGCGAAATCGGCAAAGAAGTACAAAAACGGTCGACTGACGACAATCATCATTGACGGGGTCAACAACCTGCTTCCTTATCTTCCGCCATCTTCTCATCTTCAAGGGCCGGAGACAGCGGAACTTCACCGGATGATTGGAATAGCTAAAAGGCAAATTGATGATCGTCAGATTCACTGGATACTGGTTGATTCAAGTGGGGTAGCTTTTGAGGCCATGTACGCGACGAGCGGTTCATCTCGCCTTGAAATGATCctttcaaatgacgtcagcgaaAAGGCGGCCAAGGAATATCTGATGAAGCGTTTTCAAGCAGCGGGAAAAAGCTTCGATGTCGATCGCGTGTACAATTGCGTGACCGGTGGAAGAATTGGCCTGCTCAATGATGTAGCTGACAACGTTAAACAGGCGACAACAGAAGAGAAACTGTTTGCCAAAGTCTTGAAGGAGCAGAAGAATTCACCTTTTTCAGATTTGTGCAAAgtctttcgtctttggcCGCACACTAAGATAGCCGAGGAAGAGTTTCAATATCGAATTATTCGTCATCTCGCCGAAAGtccaaaggagaaggaagagatcACTGTTTTGCGAACTGAGGCGGGTGAGAAGAAGACCAAGTTTGAAGAGGTCAATTGTGATGCAGCAATACGCGCTCTTTTCAAAGCTGATCTTCTTCGCCACGCAAGTGGCACTGAGGTCGCGTTGCATAGCAATGCAGTCAAGCACCTCATCCTGACGAAAGGACAGCCTTTGACGAAGGACGAGAAGTGA
- the LOC136189012 gene encoding serum paraoxonase/arylesterase 1-like codes for RPAHEIRLVESATFETKNFVPHGISHWIDSQSGDVFLQVVSHPTYGDRIEIFRLSSDHHVATHVKSIANPLLYSINDVAAVGKESFYYSNDHYFVGGNLRKIEAVLQLPWGNVGVYEKNATRILDASLAYPNGVTLSPDGRYLYVACSTAGSLLIYSRDASTQTLTFRQMIDVTSCCDNLFVEANGHVWLGCHPRCLKTLVRFRSRSGLCDSHVLLVKLGPESEAKDGPPFPDYSIEQIYYDDGRELKASAVAVHYEGRLHIGSINNNLLYCEARSQGT; via the exons CGACCGGCACACGAAattcgcctcgtcgaatcggcgacgttcgaaacgaagaatttcgtGCCGCACGGCATCTCACACTGGATCGATTCGCAATCGggcgacgtctttcttcaggtCGTCAGTCATCCGACGTACGGCGATCGAATCGAGATATTTCGCCTGTCGTCGGACCATCACGTGGCGACGCACGTCAAATCGATAGCCAATCCGCTCCTCTATTCgatcaacgacgtcgccgccgtcggcaaGGAGTCGTTCTACTACTCGAACGATCATTACTTCGTGGGAGGAAATTTGCGTAAAATCGAAGCTGTTCTCCAGTTGCCGTGGGGCAATGTTGGCGTAtacgaaaagaacgcgacTCGAATTCTCGACGCGAGCCTCGCCTATCCGAACGGAGTGACCCTGTCTCCTGATGGAAG ATATCTCTACGTTGCATGCTCCACCGCAGGCAGTCTTCTCATATACAGCAGAGATGCGAGCACCCAGACGTTGACCTTCCGCCAG ATGATTGACGTGACCAGTTGCTGCGATAACCTATTCGTCGAGGCAAATGGTCACGTTTGGCTGGGATGCCATCCGCGGTGTCTAAAAACGTTGGTACGTTTTCGTTCGAGGAGCGGTCTCTGCGACTCTCACGTTCTGCTTGTGAAACTCGGTCCCGAGTCGGAGGCAAAGGACGGGCCTCCGTTTCCCGATTACTCGATCGAGCAAATCTATTacgacgacggacgcgaACTGAAAGCGTCCGCTGTCGCCGTTCACTACGAGGGTCGACTACACATTGGGTCCATTAACAACAATCTGCTCTACTGCGAAGCGAGAAGCCAAGGGACGTAG
- the LOC136189672 gene encoding serum paraoxonase/arylesterase 1-like yields MESVFQLPWGSVGVYEENATRVLDASVTFPNGVTLSPDGRYLYVACSSTGHLLIYSRDAGTQTLTFRQMIDVTSGCDNLFVEANGHVWLGCHPRWLKTMVCFQSTSDLCDSHVLLMKLGPESETKDRPPFPDFSIEQIYYDDGRELKASAVAVHYEGRLLIGSINNNLLYCEARSQGT; encoded by the exons ATGGAATCTGTTTTCCAGTTGCCATGGGGCAGTGTTGGCGTATACGAAGAGAACGCGACTCGAGTTCTCGACGCCAGCGTCACCTTTCCGAACGGAGTGACCCTGTCTCCTGATGGAAG ATATCTCTACGTTGCATGCTCCTCCACAGGCCATCTTCTCATATACAGCAGAGATGCGGGCACCCAGACGCTGACTTTCCGCCAG ATGATTGACGTGACCAGTGGTTGCGATAACCTATTCGTCGAGGCAAACGGTCACGTTTGGCTGGGATGCCATCCGCGGTGGCTAAAAACGATGGTATGTTTTCAGTCGACGAGCGATCTCTGTGACTCTCACGTTCTGCTCATGAAACTCGGTCCCGAGTCGGAGACAAAGGACAGGCCTCCGTTTCCCGATTTCTCGATTGAGCAAATCTATTacgacgacggacgcgaACTGAAAGCGTCCGCTGTCGCCGTTCACTACGAGGGTCGACTACTCATTGGGTCCATTAACAACAATCTGCTCTACTGCGAAGCGAGAAGCCAAGGGACGTAG
- the LOC136189669 gene encoding uncharacterized protein, which yields MRIALIERMRKRIKRLIMNPSSSKKFHVYTGPHRAGKSQAIKEVVEELHKEGVKGVHYITANKPLYKSLVRALKMDDASVMKGYLAGLFDITSPFPKDQTPEDALDEVADRLAEPAKKYKNGRLTTIIIDGVNNLLPYLPPSSHLQGPETAELHRMIEIAKKQIDDRQIHWILVDSSGVSFEAMYATSGSSRLEMILSNDVSEKAAKEYLKKRFQAAGKSFDVDRVYDCVTGGRIGLLNDVADNVEEATTEEELFAKVLKEQKNSPYSDLCKVFNLLPDTKTAEEEFQYRIIRHLAESPKGKEEITVLRTEVGEKKTKFEEVNCDAAIRALFKADLRYASGTEVTLHSNAVKHLILTKGQTLTRSEQFCLRQSQFIRRLIAPLYIAMLVPFLFVCLCVISVCCRSSSVCLLS from the coding sequence ATGAGGATCGCATTGATCGAACGGAtgagaaagagaatcaaGCGACTGATCATGAACCCTTCatcatcaaaaaaatttcatgTTTATACTGGGCCCCACAGAGCGGGAAAATCGCAGGCAATCAAGGAAGTAGTTGAGGAATTGCATAAGGAAGGAGTCAAGGGTGTTCATTACATCACTGCAAACAAGCCACTCTATAAATCTCTTGTTAGAGCGTTGAAAATGGATGACGCTTCTGTGATGAAGGGCTATTTGGCTGGGCTTTTTGACATCACGTCTCCGTTTCCAAAAGACCAAACGCCTGAAGACGCTCTTGATGAGGTGGCTGATCGTTTGGCGGAACCGGCAAAGAAATACAAAAACGGTCGACTGACGACAATCATCATTGACGGGGTCAACAACCTGCTTCCTTATCTTCCGCCATCTTCTCATCTTCAAGGGCCGGAGACAGCGGAACTTCACCGGATGATTGAAATAGCTAAAAAGCAAATTGATGATCGTCAGATTCACTGGATACTGGTTGATTCAAGTGGGGTATCTTTTGAGGCCATGTACGCGACGAGCGGTTCATCTCGCCTTGAAATGATActttcaaatgacgtcagcgaaAAGGCGGCCAAGGAATATCTGAAGAAGCGTTTTCAAGCAGCGGGAAAAAGCTTTGATGTCGATCGCGTGTATGATTGCGTGACCGGTGGAAGAATTGGCCTGCTCAATGATGTAGCTGACAACGTTGAAGAGGCGACAACAGAAGAGGAGCTGTTTGCCAAAGTCTTGAAGGAGCAGAAGAATTCGCCTTATTCAGATTTGTGCAAAGTCTTTAATCTTTTGCCGGACACTAAGACAGCCGAGGAAGAGTTTCAGTATCGAATTATTCGTCATCTCGCCGAAAGTCCAAAGGGGAAGGAAGAGATCACTGTTTTGCGAACTGAGGTGGGTGAGAAGAAGACCAAGTTTGAAGAGGTCAATTGTGATGCAGCAATACGCGCTCTTTTCAAAGCTGATCTTCGCTACGCAAGTGGCACTGAGGTCACGTTGCATAGCAATGCAGTCAAGCACCTCATCCTGACGAAAGGACAGACTTTGACGAGAAGTGAACAGTTTTGTCTAAGACAATCACAGTTCATTCGTCGTCTCATAGCCCCCCTGTATATAGCAATGTTAGTCCCCTTTCTGTTTGTTTGTCTGTGTGTCATTTCTGTATGTTGTCGTTCATCGTCTGTGTGTCTCTTGTCTTGA
- the LOC136188631 gene encoding serum paraoxonase/arylesterase 1-like, translating into MSFLSKALVILLLAAVARFVFRTLWRSGAFRIVYNQKPGPCRAIPMNGSEDIALLPDGVAIITSGIRNVGDRYGIALPPCEGKLYAFDLKKPTTTAHEIRLVESATFETKNFVPHGISHWIDSQSGDVFLQVVSHPTYGDRIEIFRLSSDRHVATHVKSIGNPLLYSINDVAAVGKESFYYSNDHYFVGGNLRKIEAVLQLPWGNVGVYEKNATRILDASLAYPNGVTLSPDGRYLYVACSTAGSLLIYSRDASTQTLTFRQMIDVTSCCDNLFVEANGHVWLGCHPRCLKTLVCFRSTSGLCDSHVLLVKLGPESEAKDGPPFPDYSIEQIYYDDGRELKASAVAVHYEGRLLIGSINNNLLYCEARSQGT; encoded by the exons ATGTCGTTTTTGTCGAAAGCTCTCGTCATCCTTCTGCTCGCAGCCGTTGCTCGCTTTGTTTTCCGGACATT ATGGCGCTCAGGCGCGTTTCGCATTGTCTACAATCAAAAACCAGGTCCCTGCAGAGCGATACCAA TGAACGGCTCGGAAGATATCGCCCTTCTTCCCGACGGCGTTGCGATCATCACGAGC GGCATACGCAATGTCGGAGATAGATACGGCATCGCGCTTCCACCTTGCGAAGGAAAACTCTACGCGTTCGACTTGaaaaaaccgacgacgacggcacacgaaattcgcctcgtcgaatcggcgacgttcgaaacgaaaaatttcgTGCCGCACGGCATCTCACACTGGATCGATTCGCAATCGggcgacgtctttcttcaggtCGTCAGTCATCCGACGTACGGCGATCGAATCGAGATATTTCGCCTGTCGTCGGACCGTCACGTGGCGACGCACGTCAAATCAATAGGCAATCCGCTCCTCTATTCgatcaacgacgtcgccgccgtcggaaaGGAGTCGTTCTACTACTCGAACGATCATTACTTCGTGGGAGGAAATTTGCGTAAAATCGAAGCTGTTCTCCAGTTGCCGTGGGGCAATGTTGGCGTAtacgaaaagaacgcgacTCGAATTCTCGACGCGAGCCTCGCCTATCCGAACGGAGTGACCCTGTCTCCTGATGGAAG ATATCTCTACGTTGCATGCTCCACCGCAGGCAGTCTTCTCATATACAGCAGAGATGCGAGCACCCAGACGTTGACCTTCCGCCAG ATGATTGACGTGACCAGTTGCTGCGATAACCTATTCGTTGAGGCAAACGGTCACGTTTGGCTGGGATGCCATCCGCGGTGTCTAAAAACGTTGGTATgttttcgttcgacgagcggTCTCTGCGACTCTCACGTTCTGCTTGTGAAACTCGGTCCCGAGTCGGAGGCAAAGGACGGGCCTCCGTTTCCCGATTACTCGATCGAGCAAATCTATTacgacgacggacgcgaACTGAAAGCGTCCGCTGTCGCCGTTCACTACGAGGGTCGACTACTCATTGGGTCCATTAACAACAATCTGCTCTACTGCGAAGCGAGAAGCCAAGGGACGTAG